The genomic interval GATCCAGTTCGGGCTGCGCTGCGTATAACTGATCAGAGCCTCACTTCAGCGTCACCCGCCGCCCGTCCACTCCCGCCTCGCCGACGACACGCCCGCTGCCGCTTGCCCCTGCGCTGTAGTCCGAACCCACACCAGACAGGCACCGCCGCGCCCGGCACCGTCCAAGGCACCCCCCCGGAGGAACCACCATGAAAAAAGTTGCCCTGCTCACCCTGATCTCCACCGTCGCCCTCGCCTCCTGCAACATGAACCGCACGCCCGAAGCTCCCGCCGGGCAGATCGCCTACGGCCTGAGCAGCGACGGCAAGCAGCTCGTGACCTTCGGCATGAACAACGCCGACGCCAGCTACGTGAAGACGGACATCACGGGCCTGGGCACCGAGACACTGGTGGACCTGGACGTGCGTAACACCGACGGCCTGCTGTACGGCGTGACTGCCAGCGGCAAGATCTACAAGATCAGCACCGAGAACGGCGCGGCGACGGTAGACAGCACCATCAAGGATGCCACGGTGGTCGCCGTGGACTTCAATCCCTTCGCCAACCGTCTGCGCGTGATCGGCACGAACGACACAAACTTCCGCCACACGCTGGGCAGCACCAACACCACCCCTGACGGAACGTTCGCCCTTTACCCCACGGGTGACACCAACGCTGGCACGAGCCCCAACCTTGTGGCCGCCGCCTACACCAACTCATTCAACGACACCGGCAGGACGGCCCCCGCAACGACGGCACTGTTCACGATTGATGCCGACCTCGACATCTTGGTCGCCCACCCGCCCGTCGGAGCGCCTCAGTTCAACACCCTTCAGACCGTCGGTACCCTCGGCGTGAACGTGATGCCCGAGATGACCGGCTTCGATATTGCCGGGGCCAGCAACGCGTACCTGAGCAGCGTGTCGAACAACGATACGAACCTGTACACCGTGGACCTGACCACCGGGAAGGCCACCATGAAGGGCAAACTGAGCGGCGTGAAGCTCAAGTCCATTGCCCTGAAACTCGCCGCGCAGTAACCCTCCGCGCGCCTGTTTCCGGTGAACGCCCCTGCCTGCGCGGTGGGGGCGTTCACCGTTGCGTGGCGCGGGCGGGGCACAATGGCGGGCATGACCCGACCTGATCCGCCCGCCGACCTGCCGGACAAGGCTGCCTGGCGGGCGTGGGCGCGGGCCACGCGGGCAGGGTTGCCGGACGTGTCGGATGAGGTCGTGGCGGGCCTGCGGGTGTTCCTGCGGTCGGTGGGGGCGCGGCGGGTGCTGGCGTACCGGGCGTTGCCGGGCGAGCCGGACGTGGCGGCCCTGCACGGCGAGTTCGAGTTACTGACCACCCGCGCCCGCTTTCGCCCCGTGCCGAGGTTGACGCTGCACGCGTGGGAGTCGGCGACGGAACTCAGCCGGTTCGGGGCGCTGCAACCGCCGCCCGGTGCGCCGGAGGTGCCGTTGTCGTCGGTGGATGTGGCGCTGCTGCCGGCGCTGGCGTTCGACGTGCGGGGCGTGCGGTTGGGGTACGGGGGCGGGTTTTACGACCGCCTGCTGCCGGGGTTTGCGGGGGTGACGGTGGGCGTGACGGTGCGGGCGCTGGTGGCAGCGCGCCTGCCGCGTGACGCGCATGACTGCCCGGTCGCGTGGCTGGCGACCGAGGCGGGCGTCACGGCGGCCCTGACCGGCCCGTAGCGGCGCGTGTGCCATGCTGGGCGCATGACGCAGATGATCACGGTGCAGGTGGAGGGGTTCGGGGAGATTCAGGCGCGCAGCGGCGAGCGGCTGGTGCTGGCGCTGGAGCGTGGCGGCGTGGACGTCCTGCACCGTTGCGGGGGCGCAGCGCGCTGCACGACCTGCCGCGTCAGCTTTCAGGAGGGCGAGCCGGATGCCATGACGGCCGCCGAGTTCGACAAACTGACCGAGAAAGACCTGATCGGGCAGGCGCGCCTGTCCTGCCAGATCGAGTGCGCGCCCGGCATGAGTCTCACGCCGCTTCAGACGGCGGGCAGCACGGGACTGGAGCCCGGCAAGGCCCCCGCCGAGGAGATCGAACCGGACCCCGTCTGGACCACCCGGCCCGGCGCGTCCACCGAAGGCTGATACGGACTCCGATTGAATGGCTTATAAAGCCGTTCAATCCGAGTTCATATGATCCGGCCCATCGGCAGGGATCAGTGCGGGCCAGCGGCGGCGGGGGCGGCCTCTCCCCCATCGGCTGGCCCGTCGGCTGCACCGTCATCTGGGCCGTCTGCTCCTGCCGCCGGGTTCGGTGAGAGCGGGTCGGTCAGGGCGGGCGTCCAGCGGTCCGAACCGCACGCGCAGGGTCCCGCGCCGTCCTGCGCGCCGTTCTGGGTGCGGCCGCACTCCAGGCAGGCCAGCGGCCCAGTGAACGCCCGCGCCGCGTCCGAGCCGAGTTCCGGGGGTGGTTCCAGATCCCAGGGCGGCACGACCGGCAGGCCCGGCGGCGGGTCGTGCGGGTGCGTGAACACGGTCAGGTTGCCGTCCTGCTCGAAGTACGCGCGTTGCACCGCGCCCAGTTGCCGCACGCCCTGCGCGCGCAGGCGCTCGAACACGTCCTCGCGGCTGAGGTTGGCGCGTTCCAGGCCGCCGCCCAGCAGCACGCCGTCGCGGATCAGTTCGACGGGCGTGCCCTCCACGAACGTCTCGACGCGTTCGCTGACGATCACCAGATGCGAGATCAGGCGTTGCAGGCCCACGACCAGCGCCATGACCAGCATGGCGTGCAGCAGCGGCACTTCCGGGTAGAACATCGGGTCGCCCGCCGCCGACCCCAGCCCGATCACGATGGCGACCTCCAGCGGACTGAGTTGCGCCAGTCCGCGTTTGCCGGTCACGCGCAGCAGCAGCACCAGCCACAGGAACATCACGGCCGTGCGGAACGCGATTTCCAGCAGGAACAGCGGGGGCGTGTCGCCCAGCAGCATCCGCGCCCAGTCGAACGGAACGACCTCGGCGCTCACGGGCTGACCGGCAGGCCCAGCCCGGCCAGGATGCGCGCGCGGTCCCAGCCGGTCAGGGTTGAGAGTTCCGTCAGGGTCGCCTCGAAGTCCGGCCCCGGCACGCCGTCACCGTCCGGCGTCAGGGACCGCAGGCGGCTCCACAGGGCGTTGCGCCGTTCCAGAAACGCGCGGTTCGCTCCGCGCCCGGCCTGTCCGTTCATGCCCGGAGTGTAGTGGGCCACCCACACCCGGGTCTTGAGCAACGGTTCAGGAACACGCGCGCCCATCCAGCCCGGCAGGCGCGGGCACGCACAGAGGGCAGGCAGAGGGGGCAGGCAGAGGGGGCGGGCGCGGTCCGCTTCGACCCTGCCCGCCCCCCGTGTGCTCCCGGTCTGCTTCAGCGGTAGCGGGCCACGTCCCGCAGGTGCGCGGCGTAATCGTGGTTCACGTAGATCTTGCCGTCCAGGCCATGCAGGAAGTACACGGCGTCCCGGCCGTCCGCCATCTTGCGTTCCGGGTTCAGGACGGCCAGCAGCGCCGCCTGACCGGGGTTGTTGATCGGCCCGGCCGGCAGGCCCTGGCGGGTGTACGTGGAGTACGGCGTGTCCTTCGTGAAGTCCCCGGCGCTGCGGTCCAGTTCCGGCAGGTCCTTGCCCAGCCCGTACGCGACGGTCGGGTCGCTGCCCAGCGCGATGCCGTCGCGCAGGCGGTTCAGGAACACGCCCGCAATGACGGGCATCTCGGCGTCGTTGGCCGCCTCGGCCTGCACCATGCTGGCCAGGATCACCCAGTCGCGCACGCTCAGGCCCAGGGCTTTGGCGGCCGCCACGTTCGCGGGCGTGAACTCGGTCTGCATGCGGTCCAGCATGGTCCGCACGATCCTGGCAGGCGTCTCTGCCGGGCGGAAGTCGTACGTGGCGGGAAACACGAAGCCCTCCAGGTCCGGCTGCCCCCCGGCGTACGGGCTGAGGCTGGGGGTACGCAGTGCTTTCAGGATGGCCGCGCCGTCGAACCCGGCCTTCTGGAAGATGGCGGGCAGGTCCTTCACGCGCCGCCCCTCGGGAATG from Deinococcus seoulensis carries:
- a CDS encoding DUF4394 domain-containing protein; the protein is MKKVALLTLISTVALASCNMNRTPEAPAGQIAYGLSSDGKQLVTFGMNNADASYVKTDITGLGTETLVDLDVRNTDGLLYGVTASGKIYKISTENGAATVDSTIKDATVVAVDFNPFANRLRVIGTNDTNFRHTLGSTNTTPDGTFALYPTGDTNAGTSPNLVAAAYTNSFNDTGRTAPATTALFTIDADLDILVAHPPVGAPQFNTLQTVGTLGVNVMPEMTGFDIAGASNAYLSSVSNNDTNLYTVDLTTGKATMKGKLSGVKLKSIALKLAAQ
- a CDS encoding 2Fe-2S iron-sulfur cluster-binding protein → MITVQVEGFGEIQARSGERLVLALERGGVDVLHRCGGAARCTTCRVSFQEGEPDAMTAAEFDKLTEKDLIGQARLSCQIECAPGMSLTPLQTAGSTGLEPGKAPAEEIEPDPVWTTRPGASTEG
- the mltG gene encoding endolytic transglycosylase MltG; protein product: MTRLEARRGLPVWVRVLLVLLLLALLAVGGALLYVRGLLGAAGGGAFTLEVKPGDTLGSVARTLQERNIVKNADVLRFIMRRDGTAGSLKEGLYDLNGQMTAAQVAQTLAGPARIPTVSVTIPEGRRVKDLPAIFQKAGFDGAAILKALRTPSLSPYAGGQPDLEGFVFPATYDFRPAETPARIVRTMLDRMQTEFTPANVAAAKALGLSVRDWVILASMVQAEAANDAEMPVIAGVFLNRLRDGIALGSDPTVAYGLGKDLPELDRSAGDFTKDTPYSTYTRQGLPAGPINNPGQAALLAVLNPERKMADGRDAVYFLHGLDGKIYVNHDYAAHLRDVARYR
- a CDS encoding 5-formyltetrahydrofolate cyclo-ligase — protein: MTRPDPPADLPDKAAWRAWARATRAGLPDVSDEVVAGLRVFLRSVGARRVLAYRALPGEPDVAALHGEFELLTTRARFRPVPRLTLHAWESATELSRFGALQPPPGAPEVPLSSVDVALLPALAFDVRGVRLGYGGGFYDRLLPGFAGVTVGVTVRALVAARLPRDAHDCPVAWLATEAGVTAALTGP
- a CDS encoding DUF421 domain-containing protein, which encodes MSAEVVPFDWARMLLGDTPPLFLLEIAFRTAVMFLWLVLLLRVTGKRGLAQLSPLEVAIVIGLGSAAGDPMFYPEVPLLHAMLVMALVVGLQRLISHLVIVSERVETFVEGTPVELIRDGVLLGGGLERANLSREDVFERLRAQGVRQLGAVQRAYFEQDGNLTVFTHPHDPPPGLPVVPPWDLEPPPELGSDAARAFTGPLACLECGRTQNGAQDGAGPCACGSDRWTPALTDPLSPNPAAGADGPDDGAADGPADGGEAAPAAAGPH